The Dermacentor silvarum isolate Dsil-2018 chromosome 7, BIME_Dsil_1.4, whole genome shotgun sequence genomic sequence GGTGCATCCTTGGCAGAAGCGTCATCTTTAAAGCCCGCCTTGAGTAGAGATTCGATAACAGTCGAGATGGCAGGCTCCAAACCATCGGCAAGATTGCCATCCTTCCCTTTCCTATCCGGATTAAAGATCATCTTTAGTACCTGAGAAAATATTTTCTCGAGACCTTGCCCACTCTGCTGGTTGCCCAAAAGCGAGCCCAACAGAGCTAGGACGCTTGCCTGCGACCCGCTACCCTGAGTCCCAAGGAGAGACGGTAATCCCTGAAGGACCAAGGGCGCAAGCTTAGACAGGTCGATAGATCCGGCCCCTGTACTTCCGGAAGATGAACCTTTGCCGTTCAACGCATTAAGTCCATCGAGCACTGTCTTGAGTCCAGCCATTGGATCGGCTTCAGCTGACTTCTTCGATGGGCCATCGGCATTGCCTAGGTTCGAAAGTAGCGAGCTCAGGAGAGCGGCCGTGACGTCTGGTTGATTGGTGCCTGTACTGCCTTCACCATTAGCGTTTTCGGCGGTTTCACTTTTGGCCGGTGGCACTGCACTGTCTGTTTTTTGCGAAAATGCGGCCGCAAGAAGGTCTTCTAAAGGCGAGCGCGCAGCCGAGGCTTCTTGCTTTGACGCGTAGTTCTGGTAAAGTTCGAAGGCCTTGCCCAGCACAGCCATCCAGTCAATTTCACCTCCTTTAGAACAGTATTCTGAAAGAAAGATAATATAATGAAGTTGAAGATACATCAGTTGTTAGTAAAATTTAAGGGCCAAGAAAATAGAGCGATTTAAAATTTCGGTAAAATACAGATACACTAAATCGCGTCGTGTACCATCTCCGTTGATAAATATTAATGTCTACATTGTAAGAAAGTTTCCTTCGTTGCAGGTACGAATACGATCTGGTTTTAGAAAAGAAAATAAGAACTATATTTGTCTCAAACTGGTTTTCTCAAATATAGCACTGCAAAATACATACACGCGTTTAGTTTCTACTTTTGCTATATGTCAATATGCGCTTggtttgttattgtgttctcctGAAGCCTATTTTTAACGAGGAAAAGAAAATTTGATGGCAAACGAAACGTGACTGGGACATTGcgaaaccattttttttctcgcacaaTAATTGTACACCGGATGCATGTTTACAAAGGATGAATACTGACTCCTTTTCAAGCATGTACTTTATACAAAACTAGAATTATCGTTTGATCCAAACGAATAAAATGTGTAAGTATTATTTTTTTGTATTCTACAGCTATGAATCAAATCATGCTTACAGGCATTGTCGATACATCTTGTATTCTGCCAGTTTTAAACAACTGcaatagatgatgatgatttcttgtcatcccctttgaaatggggcagtgacaaatggtcaccaagcctgcttgagttactcaggtaagctacacatgcttttcattctagcactttttgtatacatctcagtAATACTTTTCTCTACCtcaaaaaaaacagagaaaaaacTACCCTGTACCGCTATCTATGCCTGTAGCGGATCCGGTCCTATAAATctcttccgtgcttttttttttccaccactactctaaacgtctcttgcttatctcgactgctgacctaTTGATGCTTCCTTCCACTTTATACGCAAGTCCTTTGGAATGGACTTCATCTTTTTTCagcccacttcgacagttctaatggCTTGCATTGAcgttctatatatcaccgacgttattCTAAATGGCCTGTACGAGCTTGTCCTATCTTTACCACGTCTGTCGTTGTAGATGAGGTTCGTCTTGCTTTCCcgccatccaaccggaattttcttcgtttaAGTCACTTCCTTAATGACATTAGTCAGCAGTACCTTGGTCTTTGGATTGAGATTTTTGATTGGCTGTATTGATATTTCATCGGGGCCTGCGGCGGTGTTATTAGGATGATGTTATTAGGGTCATGCGCATAGATGATGTGCAGCGTCAATAATATTCAGGACGCAATGTCGGACTTTGACTTCCTTTGAGCACACGGAGGTACACACACTGTTAACACCATAACAATCCGTGAGAGCTGTGAGACACTACCATAGGGTGTCGTTAAGGAGCATGCGTTTAATATGAACCTTGCAAATTTAAATCAACGCATACGCCTTTAAAAAAACTAATAGCAACATTTGCCGATGCCGTTAACTAAGTGGATTTGGTTCATTCTATGTCATTGAATTATATTTTAATCAGCGACCTGAAACAATTCATGCATTCTTAAGGTAAACTTACCAACACTTCTAGACATTTAGGAAGTCGGTCATAtctggggctgaattcacaaagcttttgttCCGTAAGTTCTTCCTGTCATTGGCTGGCTGCCTTCACTAAtgttatgtccagcatcaggattggctgaataTTTCTCGTACGAACAATTCAAGCttaagaaggttttgtgaattcgggccctgaagTATATAGCGGGAGGCCTTGGGTAAAGCAACTGAAACtgaaaaatttatttatttgcctCCGAATACTTTCAGCCGAATGGACGCAAGCCTATGAACACACATGCTCGTATATCTTTTTCGACAACATTTGCCTTTCACTAGACGCATAAAGCAAAGGAGCCTATTTGATTCAACAGGTGCACAACCGGTGTTTCTCTACATTCGGCAATCGCCAGCACTACACTACTTCAGATCTTTATAAAATTGACCACCGTATGCTTGTTTTGTACACTATTTTTTTATCATGGCTGTTTTCATTTCATATCTTTGTCACTGATGCCGAGCGTACATACGTGATATTTTACGTATGAATTGGTTCCCTTCTTTATTGTGTAGCGCAGAACTTTACGCGGTCTCGTGCTAAGTTTAACGAGGCCAATctgcccccccccaccccctaagGTGCCATTACTGGAAACAGTTCTCTTGGTATTGGTTGCAATGCACAAATGACATATCTCGGCTATATTTATGCACTAGGATTCATGTCCCTTCTTATTTGCCTCATAAATGCCCCCGGGTGCGAGACCTCTAAATCAAGAACTCAATGCATCAATGTACAAGCGTATCGTCAGATTTATACGGAGAGCTACCGTTGAAAAACAAAGATACGTGCATGCAAGTGAATACCTACCTGGTAAATCCTTTTGCGAAGCGC encodes the following:
- the LOC119458158 gene encoding uncharacterized protein LOC119458158; the protein is MAFHAKLVSSALFALAILGMIEASSEGASQKDLPEYCSKGGEIDWMAVLGKAFELYQNYASKQEASAARSPLEDLLAAAFSQKTDSAVPPAKSETAENANGEGSTGTNQPDVTAALLSSLLSNLGNADGPSKKSAEADPMAGLKTVLDGLNALNGKGSSSGSTGAGSIDLSKLAPLVLQGLPSLLGTQGSGSQASVLALLGSLLGNQQSGQGLEKIFSQVLKMIFNPDRKGKDGNLADGLEPAISTVIESLLKAGFKDDASAKDAPKDTEKSTLRTEL